From the genome of Corallococcus macrosporus DSM 14697:
GACGCCGGACGTGGAGTGGACGGGCAAGAGCTACCAGGTCGTCTGGACCGATGACCGGAACGGGAACCCGGACATCTACGGCGCGCGCGTGAGCAAGACGGGCACGGTGAAGGACCCCGAAGGCATCCCCATCTCCACCGCCGCGGGCGCGCAGGCCGATCCGCGCATCGCGCACCACAACGACAAGTCCCTGGTCGTCTGGGACGACCAGCGCGACGGCCCGCACAGCATCTGGGGCGCGCGGTGGGGCGAGGACGGGGACGTATGGGACCCCGCCGGCTTCCCCATCTCCACCGGGGACCAGCCACAGGAGTACGTGCCGGATGTCGCCTATGGGTCCAACAAGTTCTTCACCGTCTATGCGGGCCAGGAGACGTTCGAGCCCTTCGAACCGCACTTCATCCTGGGCACGCGGGTGACGCACCAGGCGGAGCTGAAGGACGTGCCCGCCATCCCGCTCACGCGCGAGCCCTGAGGCGTTGAGGGCGCGCGCCTCGCCGCGGTGCGCGCCTCGGGGGCATGCGCCGGCGCATCCACGCCGGCCCTGCCCGTCACGCGGGTCCTGGCTGTTCAGCGGACTAAACCGCCTCGACGAGTCCGCTAAACATCCAGCCCAGCGTGCTCGAAGAAGGAGCGAAGGACGTCGGGACGATGCTGTAGGGCCCGAAATTCCCTTCGCGCCAGGCGCATGAGGTCCGAAATGGCAGGGGGCGTTGCGTTGAGCAATGCCTCCTTCACCACGCCATTGCAGCCCTCCTCTGGGTTGAGGTCAGGAGCGTACGGGGGCAGCCACTCGACGAGGACGTCCTTCGAGTGGCGTTGCAGCCAGGCCCTGACCGCCTTGGAACGGTGCGCCTGAAGGCGGTCCCAGATGATGACGAGCGGACGTCCGAGGCGCCGATGGAAGTACCTCAATGCGGCGATGACTTCCTTGTCGTGGACAGCGCCGACGAAGTGGCGGGCGAACACCTTGGGGCGTTCACGCCCCCGCGGCGCCGTCAGGAGCACGACGCTGGAAATCTCTCGGCGCCTGCTCAGACGCTTGAGGACTCGGACTTGTCCCACCGGCGCCCAGGTGGTGCCCAGGCGGGCCCGAAACGTGTGACCCGTCTCATCCAAGAAGGCAATTGTCCTCCCGCTTCTTCGAGCCCCCTTTTTATTCGAGGCCAATCTCTTCGCACCCAAGCTTCGATGAGCGCATCATCCCGCTCGCTGGCCTGGGAACGAGGGCGGTGCGCGGAGAACCCGAGCCGATGCAGCGGCCTCGTCAGGGAGCGTGGGTGGTACCGCACGCCCCAGCGGTGCTCGATGAGATGTGCGATGCGTGGAAGGGTCCACCGCTCCGTGGGAAAGCCGGCCCTGACAGCGCCGGCATTGA
Proteins encoded in this window:
- a CDS encoding transposase, yielding MDETGHTFRARLGTTWAPVGQVRVLKRLSRRREISSVVLLTAPRGRERPKVFARHFVGAVHDKEVIAALRYFHRRLGRPLVIIWDRLQAHRSKAVRAWLQRHSKDVLVEWLPPYAPDLNPEEGCNGVVKEALLNATPPAISDLMRLARREFRALQHRPDVLRSFFEHAGLDV
- a CDS encoding winged helix-turn-helix domain-containing protein, which produces MKGVVVMGQQPFRLTPEQMEERRLFAASLLKSGWRPVDVADECGVTRGAVSQWCKALAQGGVRKLRRKPHQGRPSQLSPSQWKQVARALNAGAVRAGFPTERWTLPRIAHLIEHRWGVRYHPRSLTRPLHRLGFSAHRPRSQASERDDALIEAWVRRDWPRIKRGLEEAGGQLPSWMRRVTRFGPAWAPPGRRWDKSESSSV